One stretch of Candidatus Thermodiscus eudorianus DNA includes these proteins:
- a CDS encoding antitoxin family protein: MSKVVRVRYEKGVLKPLEPLDLEEGEEAFITIKRDIRRVLKKYRGALGRSSIKELLELEEEAHWQ, translated from the coding sequence TTGTCTAAGGTAGTTCGTGTTAGGTATGAGAAGGGTGTGCTTAAGCCGCTGGAGCCTCTTGACTTGGAGGAGGGTGAAGAGGCTTTTATCACGATAAAGCGTGATATTAGAAGAGTACTAAAGAAGTATCGTGGTGCTCTCGGGAGATCCTCGATCAAGGAGTTGTTAGAGCTTGAGGAGGAGGCTCATTGGCAGTAG
- a CDS encoding PIN domain-containing protein, translating to MAVDRAYIDTSLILAILLETEKSNMAQQVLEAYSEYEFIISGTAVNEALYVATYEYYRQKGEIKGRYSLRKLITKKGYPKEVLDTINSFLKDLDIKIINDYFEYNEYLRILREYKLLPNDAQIALTCRHNAIRTILTFDEDFKRVPWLKVIP from the coding sequence TTGGCAGTAGATCGAGCCTATATCGATACAAGCCTCATACTAGCAATACTCCTTGAAACAGAGAAGAGCAACATGGCTCAGCAGGTTCTAGAGGCTTACAGTGAATACGAATTCATAATTTCTGGTACAGCGGTTAACGAAGCCCTCTACGTTGCCACCTACGAGTACTATAGGCAGAAAGGAGAAATTAAAGGAAGATACAGCTTGAGGAAATTAATCACAAAGAAGGGTTATCCAAAAGAGGTTCTAGACACGATAAACTCTTTCTTGAAAGATCTAGATATAAAAATAATAAACGACTACTTTGAATACAACGAGTATCTCAGAATATTACGAGAATACAAACTCCTACCAAACGATGCACAAATAGCACTAACCTGCAGACACAATGCTATCAGAACCATCCTTACATTCGACGAGGACTTCAAAAGAGTACCATGGCTGAAAGTAATCCCCTAA
- a CDS encoding hydroxymethylglutaryl-CoA reductase, degradative has translation MPEGFTSRLPGFYKKSIEDRLETVANLTGMTAEEKELLRRFGNLDPKIADAMIENVIGGMTYPFAIATNFKINGRDVLVPMVIEESSVVAAASNAAKMLRDNDGIRAVADKQFMIGQVHIVDVASPHYKALKIIEHKEEILDHANQQDPVLVKLGGGARDLEVRIVDTPRGPALIAHLVVDVLDAMGANAVNTMVEAIAPLLERITKGRVMMRIITNNAVYRLARAWAKTSPENVGGRDVAERIEWASILAEADPYRAATHNKGVMNGVIAVALATAQDHRAIEAGAHAYAARTGVYKPLSHWEIDEEGDLVGSLEMPLQVGIVGGAVKVHPIAQLALKIMGVNTARGLAEVMAAVGLAQNLAALRALVTEGIQRGHMKLHAKNLAVMAGAMGDLIDKVAGKMIRDGKVRYDYAKELVEKLAKGEEI, from the coding sequence ATGCCTGAGGGATTCACATCTAGGCTGCCCGGATTCTATAAGAAGAGTATAGAGGACAGGCTTGAAACCGTAGCCAACCTCACCGGGATGACTGCTGAGGAGAAGGAGCTCCTACGCAGGTTTGGGAACCTGGATCCGAAGATAGCTGATGCGATGATCGAGAACGTGATTGGCGGGATGACCTATCCTTTCGCAATAGCCACGAACTTCAAGATCAATGGGAGGGACGTGCTCGTACCAATGGTCATAGAGGAGTCAAGTGTGGTTGCGGCCGCCAGTAATGCCGCCAAGATGCTCAGGGATAACGATGGGATAAGGGCTGTCGCGGACAAGCAGTTCATGATAGGCCAGGTCCACATAGTAGACGTCGCCAGCCCCCACTACAAGGCCCTCAAGATAATCGAGCACAAGGAGGAGATACTGGACCATGCAAACCAACAGGACCCCGTGCTAGTAAAGCTCGGAGGAGGAGCCAGGGACCTAGAAGTTAGGATAGTAGACACGCCTAGAGGTCCCGCGTTAATAGCCCACCTAGTAGTTGACGTGTTAGACGCTATGGGGGCCAACGCTGTGAACACCATGGTCGAGGCGATAGCCCCACTCCTAGAAAGGATCACGAAGGGCAGGGTCATGATGAGGATCATAACTAACAACGCCGTCTACAGGCTTGCCAGGGCATGGGCGAAGACCAGCCCTGAGAATGTTGGAGGCAGGGATGTGGCTGAGAGGATAGAGTGGGCCAGCATACTCGCGGAGGCCGACCCCTATAGGGCTGCAACCCACAACAAGGGCGTAATGAACGGCGTCATAGCGGTAGCCCTAGCCACCGCACAGGACCACAGGGCTATCGAGGCTGGGGCGCACGCCTACGCCGCAAGGACTGGCGTCTACAAGCCCCTAAGCCACTGGGAGATCGACGAGGAGGGAGACCTGGTGGGCAGCCTCGAAATGCCCCTACAAGTAGGCATAGTCGGCGGGGCTGTCAAGGTACACCCCATAGCCCAGCTAGCTCTCAAGATAATGGGCGTTAATACAGCCAGAGGCCTAGCCGAGGTAATGGCCGCAGTCGGCCTAGCCCAGAACCTAGCAGCACTCCGAGCCCTAGTCACCGAAGGCATCCAGAGAGGACACATGAAGCTCCACGCCAAAAACCTAGCCGTAATGGCCGGCGCGATGGGAGACCTTATCGATAAAGTAGCCGGGAAAATGATCCGAGACGGCAAAGTACGATACGACTATGCAAAGGAACTCGTCGAGAAACTAGCCAAGGGAGAGGAGATCTAG
- a CDS encoding metallophosphoesterase: MLYKGYALGMVLVAVVGDLHYPNPRALDVLVKASSVRPDLLLLAGDFLDIPHYNLVRKFLRLINKIGFKRVAVVMGNHEHYLSRRARSKGVDSIRQVEQLASFLEEHGVKVLGLGEEPLEINDVYIVGATGWYDYTLAPQGYSRVDFENCNPFGVSLRQLELCERGQLWLCPEWWRRDCLYVKLPMSNEEYVEINVNRVKAQLEAVPAGSRKIIVYHHVPRRELVASYGDERDFDLAYAGSIRLEGPVREYGVETVVYGHLHRRSKSWIQRVEGVTYANSYPYREGSVEVLVLGREGVRML; this comes from the coding sequence TTGCTATACAAAGGGTATGCCCTGGGCATGGTGCTCGTTGCAGTAGTAGGGGATCTCCACTATCCGAATCCCCGGGCTCTCGACGTGCTAGTGAAGGCATCGAGTGTCAGGCCCGATTTACTGTTACTTGCGGGAGACTTCCTAGACATACCCCACTATAACCTGGTGAGGAAGTTTCTCAGGCTTATAAATAAAATCGGGTTTAAGAGAGTCGCAGTCGTCATGGGTAATCACGAGCACTACCTCTCCAGGAGGGCCAGGAGTAAGGGAGTTGATAGTATAAGGCAGGTTGAGCAGCTCGCCAGCTTCCTAGAGGAGCATGGAGTTAAGGTTCTTGGCCTGGGTGAAGAGCCGCTCGAAATAAACGACGTGTATATAGTGGGGGCTACCGGCTGGTATGATTATACGCTTGCACCTCAGGGTTATAGTAGAGTGGACTTCGAGAACTGCAACCCCTTTGGAGTTAGCCTGCGCCAACTAGAGCTATGCGAGAGGGGGCAGTTGTGGCTCTGCCCGGAATGGTGGAGGAGGGACTGTCTTTACGTCAAGTTGCCTATGAGCAATGAAGAGTATGTTGAGATCAATGTTAATAGGGTGAAGGCTCAGTTGGAGGCTGTTCCAGCAGGTTCTAGGAAGATAATTGTGTACCATCACGTTCCCAGGAGGGAACTCGTGGCATCTTATGGTGATGAGAGGGATTTCGACCTAGCCTATGCAGGGTCTATCCGACTGGAGGGCCCTGTGCGGGAGTATGGTGTGGAAACCGTGGTTTACGGTCATTTGCACCGGCGAAGCAAGTCGTGGATACAGAGGGTGGAGGGAGTGACTTATGCGAACTCGTATCCGTACCGTGAGGGCTCTGTGGAGGTGTTGGTTCTTGGCCGTGAAGGGGTAAGGATGCTCTGA
- a CDS encoding methyltransferase domain-containing protein encodes MEQAGGWISEFFISRGWLFGHVLRARREHGVEEARLIARLLEEHGVPRGSRVIDLGCGSGRISVPLAREGYRVTCLDISPKYVEEALEYARTMGVEDRVDGIVGDAWRVDELVKGSYDAALIVWTTLLGYRESPEADVELLSRIRRITSPEGKLFILRQTDRDLIVARNAHCGTDVIAGDLGDLLVMERPRFDPVTSILENTWAYYRKRGDELEFLGKSSFRMRIYSISELVDMASRAGWRLEALYGNLNRDPFIPGRTSVNAVFKTS; translated from the coding sequence ATGGAACAGGCGGGTGGCTGGATTAGCGAGTTCTTCATAAGTAGAGGATGGCTCTTCGGGCATGTACTACGGGCGCGTAGGGAGCATGGCGTGGAGGAGGCCCGCCTCATTGCCAGGCTCCTAGAAGAACACGGGGTCCCTCGGGGTTCCCGCGTGATAGACTTGGGGTGTGGTAGTGGAAGGATAAGCGTCCCCTTGGCCAGAGAAGGCTATAGGGTGACATGCCTTGACATATCCCCCAAGTACGTCGAGGAGGCGTTAGAATACGCCAGGACTATGGGAGTGGAGGACCGCGTCGATGGGATAGTTGGTGATGCCTGGAGGGTCGACGAGCTGGTTAAGGGAAGCTATGACGCGGCTCTCATAGTCTGGACTACGCTCTTAGGATATAGGGAGTCGCCGGAGGCCGACGTCGAGCTACTATCGAGGATACGTAGGATAACGAGTCCAGAGGGCAAACTCTTCATACTAAGGCAAACGGACAGAGACCTAATAGTAGCTAGGAACGCCCATTGCGGAACGGATGTAATCGCAGGAGACCTCGGGGACCTGCTAGTCATGGAGAGGCCTCGCTTCGACCCCGTAACCTCCATCCTGGAGAACACCTGGGCGTACTACAGGAAGAGAGGCGACGAACTCGAATTCCTGGGCAAATCAAGCTTCCGGATGAGAATATACAGTATATCGGAGCTAGTAGACATGGCCTCCAGAGCCGGCTGGAGGCTCGAAGCCCTCTATGGAAACCTCAATCGAGACCCATTCATTCCCGGTCGTACTAGCGTTAACGCGGTCTTCAAGACGTCTTAA
- a CDS encoding ABC transporter ATP-binding protein: MGIIEFENVWKVYRTPGGAEYTALQDVTLEIGEGELVAVLGPSGSGKTTMIYLSGGIELPSRGRVIVNGASLSDMGESGRAKWRRRNIGIVFQFYHLVPSLTVIENVMLPMELAGLWNKNERVERAERLLDLVGMLDKRDKYPSQLSGGEQQRVAIARALAADPPIILADEPTANLDTKNKTRVIELLVEANRLGKTVVYATHDLALASKADRIVRIRDGRIVEA, from the coding sequence ATGGGTATAATCGAGTTTGAGAACGTATGGAAAGTCTATAGGACTCCTGGGGGAGCAGAGTACACTGCACTCCAGGATGTAACCCTGGAGATAGGCGAGGGCGAGCTAGTAGCAGTACTAGGCCCCAGTGGGAGCGGTAAGACTACAATGATTTACCTCTCCGGCGGGATTGAACTGCCAAGCCGTGGGAGGGTCATAGTCAACGGGGCAAGCCTCTCCGACATGGGTGAATCGGGTAGAGCGAAGTGGAGAAGGAGGAATATCGGTATAGTATTCCAGTTCTACCACCTCGTCCCCTCTCTCACAGTTATCGAAAATGTCATGCTGCCTATGGAACTGGCAGGGCTCTGGAATAAGAATGAGAGGGTTGAGAGGGCTGAGAGGCTCCTAGACCTGGTCGGAATGCTCGATAAGAGAGACAAGTACCCCTCGCAGCTAAGCGGGGGAGAGCAGCAGAGGGTTGCAATAGCCAGAGCCCTGGCCGCCGACCCGCCAATCATCCTAGCTGACGAGCCGACCGCTAACCTCGACACAAAGAATAAGACAAGGGTCATAGAGCTACTTGTGGAAGCCAATAGACTAGGGAAAACAGTAGTCTATGCAACACACGATCTAGCACTCGCCTCGAAGGCCGACAGGATCGTTAGAATACGCGATGGGAGAATTGTTGAAGCATAA
- a CDS encoding ABC transporter permease translates to MLIAKTATRTLSKRKLETIAIVLVIATAILGISSIKLAASYSIDLAGKAWVYELGSVVVAGDIPGNVVADISGLESVERVKLLEAVNAPGYFNGTPISVVLLHNPDGDAPASYRLEQGRRGFIVYTTGNKPLVMPGEHLMVQGLGDITVTGMAKGISVFMGGADVTIITEKQFLEMTGRKPVDFLLVVAPEADTGDLAAKIRSIIEAHGGSIQDITIQTEKDNPAARPMKSMANGIAVFISIALIAASLLVAGSEASLIERNIREIGVLKAVGVDYKGAVLYYAGHNILRGVIGVALGLIASIPVSKKLVEMGAHQAHGSEVMELLMRIYPFRVSWSVLGETAFIGLGLIITASLIPPLIAYKLPGGRALRFTGLTGRAGLQWMKGRLTLVYSIRRAASRPWLAAFLILFLAVTWGSTASIPMSTRGLSVVKDEIINYGYDARIVFAAGDEPLDSIVNMALKMSGVRQAEVWGFKWRAVRAGERDLAFESCVYGNWSLGPKLSYGHWPMERGEAVVSETVAEVLGVGVGDDLVVEGLNGTYTFTVVGVALDHNNNGMVMYVNKGDYLAVANTPYLYLYVDVEGNAKSVGSRVVDSLIEDGIPASGPYTKDKSIKAIDNTLDFMKIFLSIINGATLLVGITGLSVLLVVDLAGRLREIGVLRAIGFTNTQIVLSEIALVAFTAVIAAPLSYLSGLIISSSMLRLMIDALGYVRPRPALGDVASASWILIPSLLATFLIGLLYLRRQSTGRLLRIEL, encoded by the coding sequence ATGCTTATAGCTAAGACGGCGACGCGCACACTCAGTAAGAGAAAACTAGAAACGATAGCAATAGTACTAGTCATAGCAACCGCCATCCTAGGGATCTCCTCGATAAAACTAGCAGCCTCCTATAGCATAGATCTTGCCGGGAAAGCCTGGGTCTATGAGCTAGGCTCGGTAGTCGTCGCTGGAGATATACCTGGTAACGTTGTAGCCGATATCTCCGGGTTGGAAAGCGTTGAGAGGGTCAAGCTCCTGGAAGCAGTGAATGCGCCTGGATACTTTAACGGGACTCCAATCAGCGTCGTCCTACTCCATAACCCGGATGGAGACGCTCCTGCTAGCTATAGGCTAGAACAAGGCAGGAGGGGCTTCATAGTCTACACGACTGGGAACAAGCCTCTCGTAATGCCTGGCGAGCATCTAATGGTTCAGGGGCTCGGTGACATAACCGTTACCGGAATGGCCAAGGGTATATCGGTCTTTATGGGCGGTGCCGACGTGACTATAATAACTGAAAAACAATTCTTGGAAATGACTGGAAGGAAACCCGTAGACTTTCTACTTGTCGTCGCGCCAGAGGCAGATACGGGAGATCTCGCCGCGAAAATACGCAGTATCATCGAGGCCCACGGCGGGAGCATCCAGGACATCACGATCCAGACCGAGAAGGATAATCCAGCGGCCAGGCCTATGAAGAGCATGGCAAACGGCATCGCAGTATTCATCTCAATAGCCCTGATAGCCGCTAGCCTGTTAGTTGCCGGTAGCGAGGCTAGCCTCATAGAGAGGAATATACGCGAGATCGGGGTTCTGAAGGCTGTTGGGGTAGACTACAAGGGAGCCGTACTATATTACGCGGGCCACAATATACTGAGAGGCGTTATAGGCGTTGCACTAGGTTTGATAGCGTCAATCCCTGTCTCAAAGAAGCTAGTAGAGATGGGGGCCCATCAAGCGCACGGCTCCGAGGTCATGGAACTACTCATGCGAATCTACCCCTTCCGGGTCAGCTGGAGCGTATTAGGTGAAACGGCATTCATAGGCCTCGGCCTAATCATAACGGCCAGCCTCATACCTCCCCTTATAGCCTATAAGCTACCGGGAGGTAGGGCGCTACGCTTCACAGGCCTTACCGGAAGGGCTGGGCTGCAGTGGATGAAGGGCCGGCTTACGCTCGTGTACTCGATTAGACGGGCCGCTTCCAGGCCATGGCTAGCCGCGTTTCTTATACTATTCCTCGCCGTGACCTGGGGGTCAACCGCCTCAATTCCTATGAGCACTCGGGGTTTAAGCGTTGTTAAGGACGAGATCATAAACTATGGTTATGATGCGCGAATCGTATTCGCGGCTGGAGATGAGCCTCTGGACTCGATTGTGAACATGGCCTTGAAAATGAGTGGGGTTCGCCAGGCCGAGGTATGGGGGTTCAAGTGGAGGGCTGTTAGAGCAGGGGAGCGAGATCTAGCGTTTGAAAGCTGCGTCTATGGGAACTGGAGCCTTGGCCCCAAACTATCGTATGGCCACTGGCCCATGGAACGGGGGGAGGCGGTCGTTAGCGAGACTGTTGCTGAGGTGCTGGGGGTAGGTGTTGGCGACGATCTTGTAGTTGAGGGATTGAATGGTACCTATACGTTTACCGTGGTAGGCGTGGCTTTAGATCATAACAATAACGGCATGGTGATGTATGTTAATAAGGGAGACTATCTGGCGGTAGCTAATACGCCATACCTATATCTCTATGTAGACGTTGAGGGCAACGCTAAGAGCGTGGGCTCGCGTGTTGTAGACTCGCTTATTGAAGATGGAATCCCCGCTTCCGGCCCGTACACTAAGGACAAGTCTATCAAGGCCATCGACAACACTCTTGACTTCATGAAGATCTTCCTCTCGATCATCAATGGTGCAACTCTCCTAGTAGGCATAACTGGACTGTCAGTGCTTCTAGTAGTTGACCTAGCAGGCAGGTTAAGGGAGATTGGCGTATTAAGGGCTATAGGGTTCACTAACACGCAGATAGTCTTATCAGAGATCGCGCTCGTCGCATTCACCGCTGTAATAGCGGCCCCTCTATCCTACCTTTCAGGCCTCATCATATCATCCTCTATGCTCCGGTTAATGATAGACGCTCTAGGCTATGTTAGGCCTAGGCCCGCCCTTGGCGACGTGGCTAGCGCTTCTTGGATCCTGATCCCCTCCCTTCTAGCCACATTTCTCATTGGACTACTATACCTGAGAAGGCAGTCCACAGGGAGGCTCTTGAGGATAGAGTTGTAG
- a CDS encoding thiolase family protein: MANEGAKAHRLSKEVYIVDGVRTPIGKFGKSLRDIPAVELASFTIKKLIERTSIDPNQIDHVIFGHVIRAGTGMNTARQAAIKAGIPYPIDATTVDMVCASGMKAIIDAAQFIESGAFDIVLAGGMESMSNAPFTITSKIRWGVKLVYKGFLPVRDSMVHEGLYDPIFDMIMGEEADDTAREHGATKEELDWIGFESHRRAAEAWDKGYMKRFVEPFEYKGRVLLEMDEGIRRDTSLEKVKRLPPAFSENGFHTAATSSQLSDGAASLLIAGRDKVKELGLKPIAKIVGWGVGAVDPRRFPYAPVVVVRELLKELRWGVGDVDYWENNEAFAVNSFLLHKHLGVPYEKMNVHGGAIALGHPLGMSGARITLELANVLSLHNGRRGIASICHGLGGAAALAIELL, encoded by the coding sequence TTGGCTAACGAAGGGGCTAAAGCACATAGGTTGTCCAAGGAAGTCTACATAGTAGACGGGGTCCGGACCCCCATAGGGAAATTCGGGAAGAGCCTGCGGGACATACCGGCCGTAGAGCTGGCTTCATTCACCATAAAGAAACTCATCGAGAGGACTAGCATAGACCCCAATCAGATAGACCATGTGATATTCGGCCACGTAATCCGAGCTGGCACAGGCATGAATACAGCGAGGCAGGCCGCGATAAAGGCCGGCATACCATACCCAATCGACGCTACAACAGTCGACATGGTCTGTGCCAGCGGTATGAAGGCCATTATAGATGCAGCACAGTTCATAGAATCGGGGGCCTTCGATATAGTACTGGCTGGCGGCATGGAGTCGATGAGCAATGCACCCTTCACTATAACAAGTAAGATCAGGTGGGGTGTGAAACTCGTCTACAAGGGATTCCTCCCGGTAAGGGATTCGATGGTCCACGAGGGACTCTATGACCCAATATTCGACATGATCATGGGGGAGGAAGCCGACGACACGGCTAGGGAGCATGGGGCAACAAAGGAGGAGCTGGATTGGATAGGATTCGAGAGCCATAGAAGAGCCGCAGAGGCGTGGGACAAAGGCTATATGAAGAGGTTCGTAGAGCCTTTCGAGTACAAGGGCAGGGTTCTGCTCGAAATGGATGAGGGGATAAGAAGAGACACAAGCCTAGAAAAGGTGAAGAGGCTACCACCAGCCTTTTCGGAGAACGGCTTCCACACGGCAGCGACTAGCAGCCAGCTAAGCGATGGAGCGGCAAGCCTGCTAATCGCGGGTCGTGACAAGGTGAAGGAGCTCGGCCTAAAGCCTATCGCCAAGATAGTTGGATGGGGCGTGGGAGCCGTTGATCCCAGGCGATTCCCCTATGCGCCCGTGGTTGTCGTGAGGGAACTCCTTAAGGAGCTGAGATGGGGTGTAGGAGATGTTGATTACTGGGAGAATAACGAGGCCTTTGCGGTTAACAGCTTCCTACTCCATAAACACCTGGGTGTCCCCTACGAGAAGATGAACGTTCATGGCGGTGCTATAGCGTTAGGGCATCCCCTCGGAATGAGCGGCGCCAGGATAACCCTTGAACTGGCTAACGTGCTTTCTCTCCATAATGGTAGGAGGGGTATAGCCAGCATCTGCCACGGGCTCGGGGGAGCGGCTGCTCTAGCAATCGAGTTATTATAA
- a CDS encoding ribbon-helix-helix domain-containing protein encodes MTGAGDRRDYGSPLAYIDGVSRNKTITAKVSQRDLSKIDSLLSSTGLTRSAFIREAVMAVVEFIEGGGCEAVNGALAEREECASMKALKNLCNKILNNA; translated from the coding sequence GTGACTGGGGCGGGTGATAGGAGAGATTACGGTTCTCCTCTAGCTTACATTGATGGAGTGTCGAGGAACAAGACTATTACCGCTAAGGTCAGTCAACGAGACCTATCCAAGATAGATAGCCTGTTATCGTCGACAGGCCTAACGAGGAGTGCCTTTATTAGAGAGGCGGTTATGGCGGTTGTTGAGTTCATAGAAGGTGGTGGCTGTGAAGCTGTAAATGGCGCGTTAGCTGAGAGGGAAGAGTGTGCTTCTATGAAAGCATTGAAAAACCTATGCAATAAAATTCTTAATAATGCTTGA
- a CDS encoding ZPR1 zinc finger domain-containing protein, whose product MAGDKPNGDLAKIFDSVKEPILLYEGTVTCPVCGKRTLKLREYLYEVPYFGRIIISTGKCSNCNYTYRDVRLAETTKPKKIVVPVEGERPLRWLLVKSAYAYLSIPEVGYEMIPGPASQGFISTVEGVLHRFMEALEVACKGRWDVDKSCRENKKWLEEAINGRRRFTLVICDYEGASKVVGDRVIEAPLDEECLRKKPEWMVGRL is encoded by the coding sequence ATGGCTGGCGATAAGCCTAACGGAGACCTAGCAAAGATATTCGACAGCGTCAAAGAGCCGATACTCCTATACGAGGGCACGGTAACGTGTCCTGTATGCGGTAAGCGCACCCTCAAGCTACGGGAGTACCTATACGAGGTACCATACTTCGGCCGGATAATAATATCCACCGGCAAATGCTCCAACTGCAACTATACATACAGGGACGTGAGGCTCGCAGAGACGACGAAGCCAAAAAAGATAGTAGTCCCGGTTGAAGGCGAGCGTCCCCTGCGATGGCTGCTCGTCAAATCGGCCTATGCATACCTCTCTATACCCGAAGTGGGATATGAGATGATACCGGGTCCAGCAAGCCAAGGCTTCATAAGTACTGTCGAAGGCGTACTGCATAGATTCATGGAGGCGCTTGAAGTCGCTTGCAAGGGCAGATGGGACGTCGATAAGAGTTGCAGAGAGAACAAGAAGTGGCTTGAAGAGGCTATAAACGGTAGAAGAAGGTTCACCCTAGTCATCTGTGACTACGAGGGTGCGAGCAAGGTCGTCGGCGATAGAGTTATCGAGGCTCCGCTAGACGAGGAGTGTCTTAGAAAGAAACCCGAGTGGATGGTTGGGAGATTATAG
- a CDS encoding Hsp20/alpha crystallin family protein, translating into MSWFRRRKRDYFDDIFEDIFEEFSRIEEMFRSLVRETFTRDIERLSAEGKPLIYGVKITIGPDGVPRIREFGNVKVRGDKPVLREEIEPLVDVMEADDDEVWVIAELPGVDKEKIKVKATEKKVIIKAENSRKYYKEVELPVEVDPDTAKASYRNGVLEIRLKKKSKKEEMEGKEIKIE; encoded by the coding sequence ATGAGCTGGTTCAGGAGGAGGAAGAGGGACTACTTCGACGATATATTTGAGGACATATTCGAGGAGTTCTCCAGGATAGAGGAGATGTTCCGTAGCCTAGTAAGAGAGACATTTACAAGAGATATAGAGAGGCTCAGCGCCGAGGGTAAACCACTCATCTACGGCGTCAAGATAACCATAGGCCCAGATGGGGTCCCCCGGATAAGAGAGTTCGGGAACGTAAAGGTTAGAGGCGATAAACCAGTTCTAAGAGAGGAGATAGAGCCACTAGTCGATGTAATGGAAGCCGATGACGACGAGGTATGGGTTATAGCCGAGCTCCCAGGAGTCGACAAAGAAAAGATAAAGGTGAAGGCCACCGAGAAAAAAGTCATAATAAAGGCGGAAAACAGCAGGAAATACTATAAAGAAGTCGAGCTCCCGGTAGAAGTAGATCCCGACACGGCAAAAGCCTCCTATAGAAACGGAGTCCTCGAAATAAGGCTGAAGAAGAAGAGCAAGAAGGAAGAGATGGAAGGCAAGGAGATAAAGATAGAGTAG